One window of the Amycolatopsis mediterranei genome contains the following:
- a CDS encoding RICIN domain-containing protein codes for MRRPVLLTAAVLVAGFAVVAPARAADTFTSTMVSSSSGQCATVPDSTSAVQLTQTACTSGAAQSYTFTPVSADAYTIGTFTAGSCVDIYGASTSDNAAVIQYACHGETNQQFRLQSVGTNTFNVVAVSSGKCVTPANTALVQLPCSSASAWRVPGYTPGTSDVYQGIPNLAPNACKNSGLPRSYGTNFQTPNDPYGQGFQNTTAIGWDGNYWPVFSYLSGSFFARGVNTTYNGLCGGMYSFSAYTYGGNPGAQSVQWTEDNGYLPAMTTSRTSGSVGITIKNFADKVTINGSAVMLVYTRVSIKNNGSGSVTVPPGGSGPGLVRLTSSGLDTVTAGQTSNHDFVVAVDNFGSGVALPTGSALSSNAPNFDTAYGQMTSYWNSRLAETNTFSLPNTTLPNTGGLANPGTAMANAYKAGTVYNLIMQVGKAQFSGANNYNWILNHDVPGELTAKFETGDFRDARNLLLTARIAQQDGWDEVGANWYWDGVWKTMGSWATYLAKTNDTAFVSQYFNDTGSWGPSLRTIARVKYPAQLASDGTLQTNFDNDSTGRWLFSNFSALQMLASYKYIATKIGQTAEATWANTAYTSLLNALNTVVGRNQSANGFNYLPCEVDKPNSANRCNTFNDANWASPGWVGQNQWSTMLSGGALTGIMGDPGQIDRMYQWGFNRLSANGYPFPTFGAFNGYSTAYNTSYSSDGLFSDNYRDLPITSYAWQLKTTTGGPNAWWEANGSGPSPANPWIGSHAGPQFGACPYAWPIAGQQQGLLESLVAEGLAAGGSGPYTFTRPLYIGRGVPNAWVTPGQTISVGNLTNTYDVASGNRSTYGVSLAVSGSSGARVVTVTLSGSLPGGAVAIQLPVFLSTGVNSVSGGSYDAATHTVTASANTVTITLAS; via the coding sequence ATGAGACGTCCGGTATTGCTCACCGCCGCCGTCCTGGTGGCCGGCTTCGCCGTGGTGGCCCCGGCCCGCGCCGCGGACACGTTCACCAGCACGATGGTCAGCTCTTCGAGTGGCCAGTGCGCCACCGTCCCCGACAGCACCAGCGCCGTCCAGCTCACCCAGACGGCCTGCACCTCCGGTGCCGCGCAGTCGTACACGTTCACCCCCGTATCAGCCGACGCCTACACCATCGGCACCTTCACCGCCGGCAGCTGCGTCGACATCTACGGCGCGTCCACTTCGGACAACGCCGCGGTGATCCAGTACGCCTGCCACGGGGAGACCAACCAGCAGTTCCGGCTGCAATCGGTCGGCACGAACACGTTCAACGTCGTGGCCGTCAGCTCCGGCAAGTGCGTCACCCCGGCGAACACCGCGCTCGTCCAGCTGCCGTGTTCGAGCGCGAGCGCCTGGCGCGTGCCCGGGTACACGCCCGGCACGTCCGACGTCTACCAGGGCATCCCGAACCTGGCGCCGAACGCGTGCAAGAACTCCGGGCTGCCGCGGTCGTACGGCACGAACTTCCAGACGCCGAACGACCCCTACGGCCAGGGGTTCCAGAACACGACGGCGATCGGCTGGGACGGCAACTACTGGCCGGTCTTCAGCTACCTGTCCGGCTCGTTCTTCGCGCGCGGCGTGAACACGACCTACAACGGCCTGTGCGGCGGGATGTACTCGTTCAGTGCCTACACCTACGGCGGCAATCCCGGCGCGCAGTCGGTGCAGTGGACCGAGGACAACGGCTACCTGCCGGCGATGACGACGTCCCGGACCTCCGGCAGCGTCGGGATCACCATCAAGAACTTCGCCGACAAGGTCACCATCAACGGCTCCGCGGTCATGCTGGTCTACACGCGGGTCTCCATCAAGAACAACGGCTCCGGCTCGGTGACCGTCCCGCCGGGTGGTTCGGGACCGGGCCTCGTCCGGCTGACTTCGTCCGGTTTGGACACGGTCACGGCGGGACAGACGAGCAACCACGACTTCGTGGTGGCGGTGGACAACTTCGGCAGCGGCGTCGCGCTGCCGACCGGCTCGGCGCTGTCGTCGAACGCGCCGAACTTCGACACCGCCTACGGCCAGATGACCTCGTACTGGAACTCGCGGCTGGCCGAGACGAACACCTTCAGCCTGCCGAACACGACCCTGCCCAACACCGGCGGCCTGGCGAACCCGGGCACCGCGATGGCCAACGCCTACAAGGCGGGCACTGTCTACAACCTGATCATGCAGGTGGGCAAAGCGCAGTTCTCCGGCGCCAACAACTACAACTGGATCCTCAACCACGACGTCCCCGGCGAGCTGACCGCCAAATTCGAGACCGGCGACTTCCGGGACGCGCGCAACCTGCTGCTCACCGCCCGGATCGCTCAGCAGGACGGCTGGGACGAAGTCGGTGCCAACTGGTACTGGGACGGCGTCTGGAAGACGATGGGCTCCTGGGCGACGTACCTGGCGAAGACGAACGACACCGCGTTCGTCAGCCAGTACTTCAACGACACCGGCTCGTGGGGACCCAGCCTCCGGACCATCGCCCGGGTGAAGTACCCCGCCCAGCTCGCCTCGGACGGGACGCTGCAGACCAACTTCGACAACGACTCCACCGGGCGCTGGCTGTTCAGCAACTTCTCGGCGTTGCAGATGCTGGCGTCGTACAAGTACATCGCGACCAAGATCGGCCAGACCGCCGAAGCGACGTGGGCGAACACGGCCTACACCTCGCTGCTGAACGCGTTGAACACCGTCGTGGGCCGCAACCAGTCCGCGAACGGCTTCAACTACCTGCCGTGTGAAGTGGACAAGCCCAACAGCGCCAACCGCTGCAACACCTTCAACGACGCCAACTGGGCCTCGCCCGGCTGGGTCGGGCAGAACCAGTGGTCGACCATGCTCTCCGGTGGCGCGCTGACCGGCATCATGGGCGACCCCGGCCAGATCGACCGGATGTACCAGTGGGGCTTCAACCGGCTGTCGGCCAACGGTTACCCGTTCCCGACCTTCGGGGCGTTCAACGGGTACTCGACGGCGTACAACACGTCGTACTCCTCCGACGGGTTGTTCTCCGACAACTACCGCGACCTGCCGATCACCAGCTACGCCTGGCAGCTCAAGACCACCACCGGCGGCCCGAACGCCTGGTGGGAGGCCAACGGCAGCGGGCCCAGCCCGGCCAACCCGTGGATCGGCAGCCACGCCGGACCGCAGTTCGGCGCGTGCCCGTACGCGTGGCCGATCGCCGGGCAGCAGCAGGGGCTGCTGGAGTCGCTGGTGGCCGAAGGTCTGGCGGCCGGCGGTTCCGGGCCGTACACCTTCACCCGGCCGCTCTACATCGGCCGCGGCGTGCCGAACGCCTGGGTCACCCCCGGCCAGACGATTTCGGTGGGCAACCTGACCAACACCTACGACGTGGCTTCGGGCAACCGGTCCACCTACGGGGTTTCCCTCGCGGTGAGCGGCTCGAGCGGCGCCCGCGTCGTCACGGTGACGTTGTCGGGCAGCCTGCCCGGCGGTGCGGTCGCCATCCAGCTGCCGGTGTTCCTCTCGACCGGTGTGAACTCGGTCAGCGGCGGCAGCTACGACGCCGCCACGCACACGGTCACCGCGAGCGCGAACACGGTGACCATCACCCTCGCCAGCTGA
- a CDS encoding precorrin-2 C(20)-methyltransferase has translation MTGTLYGVGLGPGDPELMTVKAARLISEASVIAYHCARHGRSIARSVAEPYLREGQLEEKLVYPVTTETTDHPGGYEGAIADFYELSAKRLAEHLDAGRDVVLLCEGDPFFYGSYMYMHERLAGRFEAVVVPGVTSVSAASSVFGRPLVQRDEVLTVLPGTLPAPELARRLADTDAAAVLKLGRTFSSVREAFAEAGKLDDAVYVERATWGQQRIEPLASVDPSTVPYFSLALLPSPAYASRQSSPAPAASPSSVGEVVVVGLGPAGPEWLTPEAASELDAAEHIVGYGPYVARVPQKAGQQRHASGNRVEADRAREALSLAASGSRVAVVSSGDPGVFAMASAVLEQVSAGHGAGVRVRIVPGVTAAQAAASRVGAPLGHDYCVLSLSDRLKPWEIIEKRLDAAGAADLVLALYNPASRTRTTQLADARAVLLRHRAPSTPVVVARDVGGPEEDIRITTLGELDPSTVDMRCLLIVGSSRTRSDNGIVWTPRSY, from the coding sequence ATGACCGGCACGCTGTACGGTGTCGGGCTCGGCCCCGGCGACCCGGAACTGATGACGGTCAAGGCGGCCCGCCTGATTTCCGAAGCCTCGGTGATCGCGTACCACTGCGCGCGCCACGGCCGGAGCATCGCGCGGTCGGTCGCCGAGCCGTACCTGCGCGAGGGCCAGCTCGAGGAGAAGCTCGTCTACCCGGTCACGACCGAGACGACCGATCACCCGGGCGGCTACGAGGGCGCGATCGCCGACTTCTACGAGCTGAGCGCGAAGCGGCTGGCCGAGCACCTCGACGCGGGCCGCGACGTGGTCCTGCTCTGCGAAGGCGACCCGTTCTTCTACGGCTCGTACATGTACATGCACGAGCGGCTGGCCGGCCGCTTCGAGGCGGTGGTCGTCCCGGGCGTGACGTCGGTGAGCGCGGCGTCGTCGGTCTTCGGCCGCCCGCTGGTGCAGCGCGACGAGGTGCTCACGGTGCTCCCGGGTACGCTCCCGGCCCCGGAACTGGCCCGGCGCCTCGCCGACACCGACGCGGCGGCGGTGCTGAAGCTGGGCCGGACGTTCTCGTCGGTGCGGGAGGCGTTCGCGGAGGCCGGCAAGCTGGACGACGCGGTGTACGTCGAGCGCGCGACCTGGGGTCAGCAGCGGATCGAGCCTCTGGCGTCGGTGGATCCTTCGACGGTTCCGTACTTCTCGCTGGCGTTGCTGCCTTCGCCGGCTTATGCGTCCCGTCAGTCTTCGCCTGCTCCGGCTGCTTCGCCTTCTTCGGTTGGCGAAGTGGTCGTTGTGGGTCTCGGCCCGGCAGGCCCGGAGTGGCTGACGCCCGAGGCTGCTTCGGAGCTTGACGCGGCGGAGCACATCGTCGGGTACGGGCCGTATGTCGCCCGGGTGCCGCAGAAGGCGGGCCAGCAGCGGCACGCATCCGGCAACCGCGTCGAGGCGGACCGGGCACGCGAGGCGTTGTCGCTGGCTGCTTCCGGCTCTCGCGTGGCGGTGGTGTCCTCGGGCGACCCGGGCGTGTTCGCGATGGCGTCGGCGGTGCTGGAGCAGGTGTCCGCAGGTCACGGCGCCGGTGTCCGGGTCCGGATCGTGCCCGGAGTGACCGCGGCCCAGGCGGCGGCGTCCCGGGTGGGGGCACCGCTGGGACACGACTACTGCGTGCTGTCGCTGTCCGATCGGCTGAAGCCCTGGGAGATCATCGAGAAGCGTCTCGACGCAGCGGGCGCGGCGGACCTGGTGCTGGCGCTGTACAACCCGGCATCCCGCACCCGCACGACCCAGCTGGCCGACGCGCGTGCCGTGCTGCTCCGCCACCGCGCGCCTTCCACACCGGTCGTCGTGGCCCGGGACGTGGGCGGCCCGGAGGAGGACATCCGCATCACGACACTGGGCGAGCTGGACCCGTCCACAGTGGACATGCGCTGCCTGCTGATCGTGGGCTCGTCTCGCACTCGATCCGACAACGGCATCGTCTGGACGCCCCGCAGTTACTAG
- a CDS encoding precorrin-8X methylmutase yields MIDYLRDGAEIYRHSFATIREEADLAILPDDVAGLAVRMIHACGMVDLVDDLRYTLDVVESGRAALEAGAPILCDAQMIASGVTRRRLPADNEVLCTLSDPSVPGLAERMGTTRSAAALELWRDKLPGSVVAIGNAPTALFRLLEILDEGVGAPAAIIGVPVGFVGAAESKVELAKRAPAPYLVVHGRRGGSAMAVAAINALASAEE; encoded by the coding sequence GTGATCGACTACCTGCGGGACGGTGCCGAGATCTACCGGCACTCGTTCGCCACGATCCGCGAGGAGGCGGACCTGGCGATCCTGCCCGACGACGTGGCCGGGCTGGCGGTCCGGATGATCCACGCCTGCGGCATGGTCGATCTGGTCGACGACCTGCGGTACACGCTCGACGTCGTCGAGTCCGGCCGCGCGGCGCTCGAAGCCGGCGCGCCGATCCTGTGCGACGCGCAGATGATCGCCAGCGGCGTCACCCGCCGTCGCCTGCCCGCGGACAACGAGGTGCTCTGCACGCTCTCGGACCCGAGCGTGCCGGGGCTGGCCGAACGCATGGGCACCACGCGGTCGGCCGCGGCGCTCGAACTGTGGCGCGACAAGCTGCCCGGCTCGGTCGTGGCGATCGGCAACGCCCCGACGGCCCTGTTCCGCCTGCTGGAGATCCTCGACGAAGGCGTCGGCGCGCCCGCGGCGATCATCGGCGTCCCGGTCGGCTTCGTCGGCGCGGCGGAGTCCAAAGTGGAGCTGGCCAAGCGCGCCCCGGCACCGTACCTGGTGGTGCACGGGCGGCGCGGCGGCAGCGCGATGGCCGTCGCGGCGATCAACGCACTCGCGAGCGCCGAAGAATGA
- a CDS encoding nitrite/sulfite reductase: MPTPARVRADACPGVFAPHDAADGPLARVRLPGGTISAVQLHALADAAEACGDGDLHLTSRGNVQLRGVTRPGLAARLTDAGLLPSPSHERVRNVLASPLSGVSGGLADVRGLAASLDLVLCSTPELAALPGRFLFAFDDGRGDVASEGADVCWRATGSSEGTLLLAGGDTGRRVARADVVAVLIEVALEFCRVRGAAWRVAELDDPAWRGTPVPRTGFSMPAGLIPQDGGGYAAGVVPRFGQLSATQARALAEFGTALVTPWKSLVLPDVPPDVFARLGFGGEALGTTACIGRPGCAKSRADVRADAVFRPGLRAHFSGCERRCGKPSQSYVDVVAEAGGYRIDGRWVPLDEMEGKL; the protein is encoded by the coding sequence ATGCCGACCCCAGCACGCGTGCGAGCCGACGCGTGCCCCGGTGTTTTCGCACCCCACGACGCCGCCGACGGACCGTTGGCGCGGGTGCGGCTGCCCGGCGGCACGATTTCCGCAGTGCAGCTGCACGCGCTGGCCGACGCGGCCGAAGCCTGCGGCGACGGCGACCTCCACCTCACTTCGCGCGGCAACGTCCAGCTGCGCGGCGTCACCCGGCCCGGGTTGGCGGCCCGGCTGACCGACGCGGGTCTGCTGCCGTCGCCGTCGCACGAGCGGGTCCGGAACGTCCTCGCGTCGCCGCTGAGCGGAGTGAGCGGCGGCCTCGCCGACGTCCGCGGCCTGGCGGCTTCGCTGGACCTGGTGCTGTGTTCGACGCCGGAACTGGCGGCGCTGCCCGGGCGGTTCCTCTTCGCCTTCGACGACGGCCGCGGCGACGTCGCCTCCGAAGGCGCCGACGTCTGCTGGCGTGCTACCGGCTCGTCCGAGGGAACGCTGCTGCTCGCGGGCGGCGACACGGGTCGCCGGGTGGCCCGCGCCGACGTCGTGGCGGTGCTGATCGAGGTGGCGCTGGAGTTCTGCCGGGTGCGCGGGGCGGCCTGGCGCGTCGCCGAACTCGACGACCCGGCCTGGCGCGGGACGCCGGTGCCGCGGACCGGGTTCTCCATGCCGGCGGGGCTGATTCCCCAGGACGGCGGTGGCTACGCAGCCGGTGTCGTGCCGCGCTTCGGACAGCTGTCCGCGACGCAGGCGCGGGCGCTGGCGGAGTTCGGGACGGCGCTGGTCACGCCGTGGAAGTCCCTGGTCCTGCCGGACGTGCCTCCCGACGTCTTCGCGCGGCTCGGGTTCGGGGGCGAGGCACTGGGGACCACCGCGTGCATCGGCCGTCCGGGCTGCGCGAAGTCGCGCGCCGACGTCCGCGCCGACGCGGTGTTCCGGCCGGGCCTGCGGGCCCACTTCTCGGGCTGCGAGCGGCGGTGCGGAAAGCCGTCGCAGTCCTATGTGGACGTGGTCGCCGAAGCGGGGGGCTACCGCATCGACGGCCGCTGGGTGCCGCTCGACGAGATGGAAGGGAAGCTGTGA
- a CDS encoding DUF6191 domain-containing protein, which yields MATWLGLALPGGVVILLVMAAIELRPRKNGSRFKARLSATSIEEATAFLYGTKRRELEHRETMSMLVEQDAEGAPPWRDVDLDAGTARIRPRSDPPERRNGQLQ from the coding sequence ATGGCAACTTGGCTGGGGCTCGCCCTTCCGGGCGGCGTCGTGATCCTGCTGGTCATGGCCGCGATCGAACTGCGGCCGCGCAAGAACGGCTCGCGCTTCAAGGCGCGGCTGTCCGCCACCTCCATCGAAGAGGCCACCGCGTTCCTGTACGGGACCAAGCGGCGTGAGCTGGAACACCGGGAAACGATGTCGATGCTCGTCGAGCAGGACGCCGAAGGCGCACCTCCCTGGCGTGACGTGGACCTGGACGCCGGAACGGCCCGGATCCGGCCGCGTTCGGACCCGCCGGAGCGCCGGAACGGCCAGCTACAGTGA
- a CDS encoding ABC transporter ATP-binding protein yields the protein MRDPADPVVRVRGLRMRYGTNDVLHGVEFEAYRGEVVGLLGPNGAGKTTTIEILEGFRMRSAGEVSVLGVDPAHGGEDWRARLGVVLQSWRDHGKWRVRELLAHLGRYYAPYSSAARPRPWDTDELIATVGLTEHAHKKLKQLSGGQRRRLDVAIGIVGRPELLFLDEPTAGFDPEARREFHDLVHRLSDELDTTILLTTHDLDEAEKLADRILILNGGRIIADGSADALSRQISGEAEVRWSVGGQRFVHSTTEATKYVYDLFKQHGEAVADLEVRRASLEDTYMTLVHRAEAGGETELGLQEAGAR from the coding sequence ATGAGAGATCCAGCCGATCCGGTCGTCCGCGTGCGCGGGCTGCGGATGCGGTACGGCACCAACGACGTCCTCCACGGCGTCGAGTTCGAGGCGTACCGGGGCGAGGTCGTCGGCCTGCTCGGGCCGAACGGCGCGGGCAAGACGACGACGATCGAGATCCTCGAGGGCTTCCGCATGCGGTCGGCCGGCGAGGTGAGCGTGCTGGGCGTCGACCCGGCGCACGGGGGTGAGGACTGGCGGGCACGGCTGGGGGTCGTGCTCCAGTCCTGGCGCGACCACGGGAAGTGGCGCGTGCGCGAGCTGCTCGCCCACCTCGGCCGGTACTACGCGCCGTACTCGTCGGCGGCCCGCCCGCGGCCGTGGGACACCGACGAGCTGATCGCGACGGTCGGGCTCACCGAGCACGCGCACAAGAAGCTCAAGCAGCTCTCCGGCGGCCAGCGGCGGCGGCTCGACGTCGCCATCGGCATCGTCGGGCGCCCCGAGCTGCTGTTCCTCGACGAGCCGACCGCGGGCTTCGACCCCGAGGCCCGGCGGGAGTTCCACGACCTGGTGCACCGCCTGTCCGACGAGCTCGACACGACGATCCTGCTGACCACGCACGACCTCGACGAGGCCGAGAAGCTGGCCGACCGGATCCTCATCCTCAACGGCGGCCGGATCATCGCCGACGGCTCGGCCGACGCGCTGTCCCGGCAGATCTCCGGCGAGGCCGAGGTCCGCTGGAGCGTCGGCGGACAGCGTTTCGTGCACTCGACGACCGAAGCGACGAAGTACGTGTACGACCTGTTCAAGCAGCACGGCGAGGCCGTCGCGGACCTCGAGGTCCGGCGGGCGTCGCTGGAGGACACCTACATGACGCTGGTCCACCGCGCCGAGGCCGGCGGCGAGACGGAGCTCGGCCTCCAGGAAGCGGGTGCGCGATGA
- a CDS encoding ABC transporter permease, translating to MNARTAALRNGLARGWIEFKQTWTNLDDVIGQLVFVTLFLGTLFFMRNATLPGTSFSLGAATVPSVLGAGIVFQGLTGAAGYLAVDREDGTLLRAKATPNGMLGYLLGKTTALSLAQLTGLIAVLIPCLFVFSALAPDGVWSYLHLLGVLLVGMIATMPIGAALGSLTSSPRSIGLITLPIMGLGAISGIFYPITALPVWVQDIAQVFPMYWLGLGMRSALLPDSAVVVEIGQSWRPLPTLAVLVAWAVIGLALAPVLLRRMARREAGSSLAERREKAMQRVG from the coding sequence ATGAACGCCAGGACAGCGGCACTGCGCAACGGGCTGGCCCGTGGCTGGATCGAGTTCAAGCAGACGTGGACCAACCTCGACGACGTGATCGGCCAGCTCGTCTTCGTCACGCTCTTCCTCGGCACGCTGTTCTTCATGCGGAACGCGACGCTGCCCGGCACGTCGTTCTCCCTCGGCGCCGCGACCGTACCCAGTGTGCTCGGCGCCGGCATCGTGTTCCAAGGGCTGACCGGCGCGGCGGGCTACCTGGCCGTCGACCGCGAGGACGGCACGCTGCTGCGGGCGAAGGCGACCCCGAACGGGATGCTCGGGTACCTGCTCGGGAAGACGACAGCACTGTCGCTCGCCCAGCTCACGGGCCTGATAGCGGTCCTGATCCCGTGCCTGTTCGTGTTCTCCGCACTGGCACCGGACGGCGTCTGGTCGTACCTGCACCTGCTCGGGGTGCTGCTGGTCGGCATGATCGCGACGATGCCGATCGGCGCGGCGCTGGGGTCCCTGACCAGCAGCCCGCGCTCGATCGGGCTGATCACCCTGCCGATCATGGGCCTGGGCGCGATCTCGGGGATCTTCTACCCGATCACGGCGCTGCCGGTGTGGGTGCAGGACATCGCGCAGGTGTTCCCGATGTACTGGCTGGGCCTCGGGATGCGCTCGGCGCTGCTGCCGGACAGCGCGGTCGTCGTCGAGATCGGCCAGTCCTGGCGGCCGCTGCCGACCCTGGCGGTGCTCGTCGCGTGGGCCGTGATCGGATTGGCGCTGGCCCCGGTCCTGCTCCGCCGCATGGCGCGGCGCGAGGCCGGCTCGTCGCTGGCCGAGCGGCGGGAGAAGGCCATGCAGCGTGTGGGGTAG
- a CDS encoding helix-turn-helix transcriptional regulator, translated as MSEVVYNRIAMLRAERSISRRQLAEALGVHYQTIGYLERGEYSPSLFLALRIAEFFEVSVEVLFSTKPFPRLGERSA; from the coding sequence ATGAGTGAAGTCGTCTACAACCGGATCGCGATGCTGCGCGCGGAGCGGTCGATCTCGCGGCGGCAGCTGGCCGAGGCCCTCGGCGTGCACTACCAGACGATCGGCTACCTGGAACGCGGCGAGTACAGCCCTTCGCTGTTCCTGGCCCTGCGGATCGCGGAGTTCTTCGAGGTCTCCGTGGAAGTGCTGTTCTCGACGAAGCCCTTCCCCCGCCTGGGAGAGCGGTCCGCCTAG